The following are encoded together in the Kwoniella europaea PYCC6329 chromosome 1, complete sequence genome:
- a CDS encoding mitochondrial import inner membrane translocase subunit TIM10, producing MSFLFGGGNRSVEGSVDPAKIEMAVAELDMITDVFNRLVNSCHTKCISQTPNNHRYVEGDLLKGESVCIDRCTAKFFEVNKKVGERMSAMGSAAQATGSFGR from the exons ATGTCGTTCTTatttggtggtggta ACCGATCAGTTGAAGGGTCCGTCGATCCTGCTAAGATAGAAATGGCCGTTGCTGAATTAG ATATGATTACCGACGTCTT TAATCGACTCGTCAACTCATGTCACACCAAATGTATCTCTCAAACACCAAATAATCATCGATACgtcgaaggtgatttatTGAAGGGAGAAAGTGTGTGTATCGATAGGTGTACTGCTAAAttcttcgag GTCAACAAGAAAGTAGGAGAGAGGATGTCAGCAATGGGAAGTGCAGCTCAAGCCACCGGTTCTTTCGGTCGATAA